The following proteins are co-located in the Rhea pennata isolate bPtePen1 chromosome 2, bPtePen1.pri, whole genome shotgun sequence genome:
- the RAB5A gene encoding ras-related protein Rab-5A isoform X2, whose amino-acid sequence MANRGATRPNGPNAGNKICQFKLVLLGESAVGKSSLVLRFVKGQFHEFQESTIGAAFLTQTVCLDDTTVKFEIWDTAGQERYHSLAPMYYRGAQAAIVVYDITNEESFARAKNWVKELQRQASPNIVIALAGNKADLANKRAVDFQEAQAYADDNSLLFMETSAKTSMNVNEVFMAIAKKLPKNEPQNAGTNSARGRGVDLTEPTQPPKSQCCSN is encoded by the exons ATGGCTAACCGAGGAGCAACAAGACCCAATGGGCCGAatgctggaaataaaatttgcCAGTTCAAACTAGTACTTCTAGGAGAGTCTGCAGTTGGCAAATCAAGTTTGGTGCTTCGATTTGTAAAGGGACAGTTTCATGAGTTTCAAGAAAGTACTATTGGAG CTGCTTTTCTAACCCAGACTGTGTGTCTTGATGATACGACGGTAAAATTTGAAATTTGGGATACAGCTGGGCAAGAGCGATATCACAGTTTAGCACCCATGTACTACAGAGGAGCGCAAGCAGCTATAGTTGTATACGACATCACAAATGAG GAATCCTTTGCCAGAGCGAAAAATTGGGTCAAAGAACTTCAGCGGCAAGCAAGTCCTAACATTGTAATAGCTTTAGCAGGAAACAAAGCTGATCTAGCTAACAAAAGAGCTGTGGATTTCCAG GAAGCACAGGCTTATGCAGATGACAACAGCTTATTGTTCATGGAGACATCTGCCAAAACATCTATGAATGTAAATGAAGTTTTCATGGCAATTG caaaaaaattGCCCAAGAATGAACCACAGAATGCAGGTACCAACTCTGCCAGAGGAAGAGGAGTAGACCTCACTGAACCCACTCAACCACCCAAGAGTCAATGTTGTAGTAACTAA